A genomic window from Anguilla rostrata isolate EN2019 chromosome 14, ASM1855537v3, whole genome shotgun sequence includes:
- the LOC135239659 gene encoding indoleamine 2,3-dioxygenase 2-like, which yields MQEHPVINHRIPGVGLTMDDSSSGISIRAPVDLSSFCVSEKYGFLLTDPLTDLPEYYRTWMDLAGNLPHLVQTRQLQARVAEMPLLSTSYLRGHRELRLARMALGFITMGYVWQEGGHQPAKVLPKALAVPFCTVSKMLGLPPILVYADCVLANWRLRDPDRPLEIENVDTLFTVPGGESSRSFFLVSLLVEQSACTGLQGVATVMNSMLTGDIAAMLEALAVVRDSIGRMTEVFKLMHKYVDPTLFHNSVRTFFMGWKNNPALPDGLWYEGVGEQPLRLTGCSAGQSSSIQCFDLLLGVQYSDDTGRSFMKTMRAYMPPPHRQLLETLSGWPSLRQLVLSDPASGPELRRAYNSCVLALVDLRCFHLNTVARYVAVPSSRARLGGCPFAGGGLALQGDRGSGGTNALLFLKGIRDDTKRALITDQ from the exons ATGCAGGAGCACCCTGTGATAAATCACAGAATACCCGGCGTAGGCCTAACCATGGATGACAGTTCCAGTGGCATCAGCATACGTGCGCCTGTTGATTTGAGCTCTTTCTGTGTGTCGGAGAAGTACGGGTTCCTCCTAACAGATCCTCTG ACCGATCTCCCAGAGTACTACCGGACATGGATGGATTTAGCGGGAAACCTCCCCCACCTTGTACAGACCCGTCAGCTCCAGGCCAGAGTGGCAGAG ATGCCTCTACTGAGCACCAGCTACCTCAGGGGCCACAGGGAGCTGCGGCTGGCACGCATGGCACTGGGCTTCATCACCATGGGATACGTGTGGCAGGAGGGCGGGCACCAACCAGCGAAG GTCCTGCCTAAAGCGCTAGCTGTACCATTCTGCACGGTCTCCAAGATGCTGGGGCTCCCGCCCATCCTAGTTTATGCCGACTGTGTGCTGGCCAACTGGAGGCTGAGGGACCCCGACAG GCCCTTGGAAATTGA GAACGTTGACACGCTCTTCACGGTTCCAGGGGGGGAAAGCAGCAGGAGCTTCTTCCTGGTCTCCCTGCTGGTGGAGCAGTCGGCTTGCACAGGACTGCAG GGAGTTGCCACGGTAATGAACTCCATGCTGACGGGTGACATTGCTGCGATGCTGGAGGCCCTCGCCGTGGTGAGGGACTCTATCGGGAGAATGACGGAGGTGTTCAAGCTTATGCACA AGTACGTTGACCCCACGCTGTTTCACAACAGTGTGCGGACCTTCTTCATGGG GTGGAAAAATAACCCCGCCCTGCCGGATGGTCTGTGGTACGAGGGGGTCGGGGAACAGCCCCTGCGACTCACAGGGTGCAGTGCGGGACAAAGCTCCTCCATTCAATGCTTCGACCTGCTGCTGGGGGTACAGTACAGTGATGACACCG gCCGCTCTTTCATGAAGACGATGCGCGCCTACATGCCCCCGCCTCATCGGCAGCTGCTGGAGACGCTGTCCGGCTGGCCCTCGCTCCGCCAGCTCGTCCTCTCCGACCCCGCCTCCGGCCCCGAGCTTCGGCGAGCCTACAATTCGTGCGTGCTGGCGCTGGTGGACCTGCGCTGCTTTCACCTCAACACCGTGGCCCGCTACGTCGCCGTCCCGTCCAGCCGGGCCAGACTCGGCGGCTGCCCCTTCGCAGGGGGGGGCCTGGCCCTGCAGGGGGACCGGGGGTCAGGGGGCACCAACGCCCTGCTCTTCCTAAAAGGGATCCGGGACGACACCAAAAGAGCCCTCATAACCGACCAATGA